In one Macaca fascicularis isolate 582-1 chromosome 6, T2T-MFA8v1.1 genomic region, the following are encoded:
- the LOC135971515 gene encoding mitochondrial import receptor subunit TOM5 homolog, translating into MKLVRAPIFQIEGLTQKLDPKEMKRKMHEDMISSIRNFLIYAALLRVTPFILKKLDSI; encoded by the exons ATGAA GCTGGTCAGAGCCCCGATCTTCCAGATTGAGGGCCTTACCCAGAAGCTGGACCCCAAGGAGATGAAACGGAAGATGCATGAGGATATGATCTCCTCCATACGGAACTTTCTCATCTATGCGGCCCTGCTACGAGTCACtccatttatattaaagaaattggACAGCATATGA